The sequence ATGGAGAAGGCGCTGGCGGCGGGCGCGAAGGAGACCAAGGACAAGACGGACATGGGCTTCATGTACCAGCGCAGCTTCTCCGACCTGGACGGCCACCAGTGGGAGCCGTTCTGGATGGACCCGGCCGCCGCCCAGCCGCAGCAGTGATTCAGAGGGGGCGCTTCATGCCCTCGTGGCTCGCCACGAAGCCCAGCCGCGCGTAGAAGCGGTGGGCCTCGTGGCGGCGCTTGTCCGTCGTGAGCTGCATCAAGCCGCAGCCCCGGGCCCGGGCGCGCTCCATCGCGTCCACCATCAGCGCCTCACCGATGCGCTGCCCTCGCAGGTCCGCGCGCACGCGCACCGCCTCCACCAGCGCCCGCCGCATCCCGCCCCGGCTCAGGCCCGGGATGTACGTGAGCTGAAGCGTGGCGATGATCTGCCCCTCCTGTTCGCCCACGATGAGCTCGTTGTTCGGGTCCGCGTGGATTTCATCGAACGCGGCGCGCACGGCGGGGACGACCTCCTCCGTGTAGCCGGTGCGTGACTGCGCGATGGCGTCGTCCGCGAGCAGCGTGAGGATGGCGGGCAGGTCCGTGGCCTTGGCGATGCGGAAGGTGATGGGGGGCATGCGAGGAGTCTAGCCGTCTTCACAATCGATGGCCGTCCCGCGTCCTGGAGCCAACGCCTGTTGGAGCGGGCGCTCAAAGCTCCAGAGGGAGAGGTCTTCGATGAGCCTGGTGAAGCAGCAGGGCATCCTGAGCCCGGACACGCGGTGCGAGAGGGACTCGGACGTCATCATGACGGCGGCGATCCTCGGGTGGGCGTGGAGCCGCCTGACGAACGCCGACGTGAACAAGCGGCACGCGCGCATCGACTTCGAGGTGCAGGACGCCCAGAAGCTGAACGAGAAGGAGCTGCGCGAGCAGACGGAGAACGTCGCGCTCCACATCTCCACCATCGAGAAGCTCAACCAACTGCTGCACGCCACGGGGCTCAAGCCCGAGCAGAAGGTGGAGCTGGGCACGACGCCCATCTGGACGACGGGCGGCCGCATCTCCGGAGGCACCGGCGACAAGAACCCCGCGGACGCCTACCGCTACAACCCGCCGCTGCCGGAGGGACTCGCCGCCCGGCTGTTCGAGCTGGCCACCAACCCGGCCACCGCGGGCCAGCTGGGCTACCAGGGACGCGGCGCGTACACGGGCTTCATCGACGGCCGGACGGATGGGCAGACCGGGCTGATGAGCACCTTCCAGCACACCGTGCCTTTCGACGACGCGTACGGGCGGCGGTGGCATCCGCCGGAGGCGCCGCCGGACAAGACCTGGGGGATGATCCTCACCACGGACATGCAGGACCACGTGGACCCGGACGAGAAGAAGCAGGGCCTCAAGCAGTGGGGCATGCACTTCGAGGGCCCGACGCCCCAGCGCAACCGCGACATCTGCGCGTACACGCACGGGATGATCCAGGCCATCTACGACGTGCACGTCCACCAGCTGGCCAACGACACCAGCCCGAACAAGAAGACGCCCTACAACCCGGGCACGCCGTATGAGATCGCGGTGGGCAAGCAGACCACGAAGCTGGCCTCCTGCTTCCCGTGCAGCATCTTCATGGAGGCCACCGGCCACGCGGCGTCCTCGACGCACCTGGGCCGCGGCGAGTCCTGGAGCCCCCTGTACCCGCCCGCCAATCCCACCACCACGCAGCACAAGGCGTGGCAGGCGTGCAACGCGCAGTGGCAGGCCTACTGCAAGTCCATCATCGACGCCGGGCTCCAGTGCCTGAAGAAGGCCCCGGCCCAGGTAAACGCGGACTGGACCGCCAGCGTGGCGGCGCTCGACCTCTACCTCAACGGTCCGCGCGGCGTGAACAAGACGCCGGCCACCGCGGCCCTGGGCTACGCCAACCTCATCCTCGACGCCGTGACGGTCCACGACAGCGAGGTGAAGCGCGTCAACCGGACCCTCAAGTAGCGGCCTGGCGCCGGTGACTCTGGAAGGCCTCACGGGCACGCCGCTCGTGGGGCCTCTTTTATTTTCAGGGGAATCACAGCCGCGGTTCCCGCGCCGTCCTCGCGGCATGATCCGAACGCACATCTTGAAGGCTTGTGAAGCGCGGGACTCCGCGCTGTTCGACGTCGCACTGCTCGCGGAGCGCCTGACACGGGCCCCGCGCGGACAGGGCCCGCTGGAAGGCGACGCCCTCTTCGCGTCGCTGCGGGAGCGGCTGCCGGAGGGCCCCAACCGCGTGCTGGCCTTCGGGGTGGCGCTGCGGACCGCGACCGAGGACTCCGGACACCCTGGCGTCGCGGAGCTGCCGCTGGCGCAGCTCGCCCGCGAGCTGGGGCTGACGGCCACCCAGACGCGCGACATGCGCCGGGGCCTCGCGGACGGCATCTCTCCGCTGGTGCTGGCGGCGGAGCCCACCTCCCTCCTGCACGCGCGGGTGCTGGAGGCCGTGCTGCTGACGGCGGGGCTGGAGGTCCACCTCACCGAAGCGGAGGTGACCGCGCTGGAGCGGGCGACGGAGGACGTGGATCAATTGAAGGAGCTGGCCGGGCAGTTGCTGTGCCGGAACGCCTTTGGCTCACGGGTGGCCTGGCCGCTGGAGGCCCTGCGCCAGCAGTTGACCGCGCTCGCGCTGGCGCCCGCGACGCTCGCGCACCGCCAGGAGGCCTGGCGTCTGGCGGTGCGCTTCTCCCATGCCCTCGGTCAGGACCTAGCCCAGCAGCTGGTGCTCGACCTGATGCGGGAGCTGCTCCACGTCGAGGCGATGGAGTGCCCCCGCCCTACCGCTCCCGCATCCTCGCGTACCTGAGGATGTGCATGGGCGGGTACAGCCCCAGCGCGTGCGCCGCCGGCATGTTCACCTCGAAGGAGAAGCGCGACA comes from Corallococcus macrosporus and encodes:
- a CDS encoding GNAT family N-acetyltransferase; the protein is MPPITFRIAKATDLPAILTLLADDAIAQSRTGYTEEVVPAVRAAFDEIHADPNNELIVGEQEGQIIATLQLTYIPGLSRGGMRRALVEAVRVRADLRGQRIGEALMVDAMERARARGCGLMQLTTDKRRHEAHRFYARLGFVASHEGMKRPL